A DNA window from Acetilactobacillus jinshanensis contains the following coding sequences:
- the dtd gene encoding D-aminoacyl-tRNA deacylase, translated as MRIVIQRVKHAKVTIDGQVHGQIPQGFMILVGVEDSDGDDEINYLVHKVTHLRIFSDENGKMNYNIFKVHGQVLSISQFTLYADTKKGNRPSFFHAGKPAHAKQIYLKFNQALRDAGLHVETGVFGADMQVKLDNDGPSTFILDTDHK; from the coding sequence ATGAGAATTGTAATCCAACGCGTTAAACACGCTAAAGTAACCATCGATGGTCAAGTTCACGGTCAAATTCCGCAGGGCTTTATGATTTTAGTTGGTGTTGAAGATTCTGACGGTGACGATGAAATTAATTATTTAGTTCACAAAGTCACCCATCTACGAATCTTCTCTGATGAAAACGGCAAGATGAATTATAACATCTTTAAAGTTCACGGCCAGGTGCTTTCCATCTCTCAATTCACACTTTATGCCGACACTAAAAAGGGTAATCGGCCGTCATTCTTCCATGCTGGTAAACCGGCTCACGCTAAACAGATTTATCTAAAGTTCAACCAGGCACTTCGTGATGCTGGATTACACGTTGAAACCGGTGTCTTTGGAGCTGACATGCAAGTTAAATTAGATAATGATGGCCCATCGACATTTATTTTAGATACTGATCATAAATAA
- a CDS encoding CDP-glycerol glycerophosphotransferase family protein, whose product MSFDNNMNLIYKIAKAMPEGHHLIVFYTRINPHQRAILALHRRRIRAICFKDGLRFVFKLLPIILSARLIICDNYYPFLGGLKLPKNVKVIQLWHADGAVKEFGWGDPDTAHQSRSDQHRYQSVYNHFDNYVVASKAMGQVFVNDYHIPFSRIRLLGYPRSDIFFNRKWIERSRRQVLKRYPQFRGRRIILYAPTYRKGVKYNPPIGLVKSLTSDPKAIVIVRLHPALRDQFSWIEQEIGFSSRLYYLNNASTAKLLTITNTLITDYSSVAFDYSLLPRAHSLIFFMYDLAKYQKMPGCQPNFLNWLPDSPVENVKDLARVIKQNKKTNLKAFNLRWNTYNDGHASDRFIHHYIEPLRRRN is encoded by the coding sequence ATGAGTTTTGACAATAATATGAACCTGATCTATAAGATTGCAAAAGCGATGCCAGAAGGTCACCACTTAATTGTTTTTTACACCAGGATCAATCCGCACCAAAGAGCTATTTTGGCGTTACATAGAAGACGCATCCGAGCAATCTGTTTTAAAGATGGCTTGCGTTTTGTTTTTAAGCTACTGCCAATTATCTTGAGTGCAAGATTGATTATTTGTGATAATTACTATCCGTTTTTGGGCGGCTTAAAGTTACCTAAAAACGTCAAGGTGATTCAATTGTGGCATGCTGACGGTGCCGTTAAAGAGTTTGGCTGGGGTGATCCTGACACAGCTCATCAAAGTCGTAGCGATCAACATCGGTACCAATCCGTATATAATCATTTTGATAATTATGTCGTTGCATCAAAAGCGATGGGACAGGTATTTGTTAATGATTATCATATCCCGTTCTCGCGGATTCGGTTATTAGGTTATCCACGTTCGGATATCTTTTTTAATCGAAAATGGATTGAACGATCGCGAAGACAAGTTCTAAAGCGATATCCACAGTTTAGAGGGCGCCGGATTATTTTATACGCCCCGACATATCGAAAGGGCGTTAAGTATAATCCACCGATTGGGTTGGTAAAGTCATTAACGAGTGATCCAAAGGCGATCGTCATTGTTAGACTTCATCCCGCGTTACGAGATCAATTTTCCTGGATTGAACAAGAAATTGGCTTTTCATCAAGGTTGTATTATCTAAATAACGCGTCGACCGCTAAGTTATTGACGATTACCAATACTTTGATCACGGATTATTCGTCAGTAGCGTTCGACTATAGTTTATTGCCACGGGCTCATTCACTGATCTTTTTCATGTATGATCTAGCAAAGTACCAGAAAATGCCAGGTTGCCAGCCTAATTTCTTGAATTGGTTACCGGATTCGCCGGTCGAGAACGTGAAAGATTTGGCGAGAGTCATTAAACAAAATAAGAAGACAAATCTTAAGGCCTTTAATTTACGCTGGAATACGTATAACGATGGCCATGCATCTGATAGATTTATTCATCATTATATAGAACCATTGAGAAGAAGGAATTGA
- a CDS encoding bifunctional glycosyltransferase/CDP-glycerol:glycerophosphate glycerophosphotransferase, translated as MKKQIDLSVIVTCYNIEHYLKDCLDSLNKTIFPKENLEILLVDDGSTDGTPKIVDEYSNKYPYIKALHKTNGGVSLARNYGMDHASGKYIAFVDGDDIVPPNAYTDLMYTAEVHDSQVVVGFVKRFDNLRCHGSYLHKFAVKDTKINTTLDKTHSLLYDTTTWNKVYLRSFLVKNNIRFIPHILYEDLPFTLDVHLHSKRTSLIKDVVYYWRWRPQSITQSRSALSNFKSRINSLKICRQMLVKAGYKDSDSLMVDFRKKVMGLDIHIFLENIGDSQEDYIYKAQEMIYKFMRDWHLWTSPYMKKLPIKDQIMYYAVKTANFELLKKFTYVKNKDIGYLKPTKFSHHYKFEISEDDSSVNSHINYSAGTLPTTQRFTGLTVDEDKHTISGKGMFRIRNVRLFKKPFSDQNRNEDISAKLVNVDNHKVYPIHFLRKRTASYKRVLHPATMWTNSRYKFKFNYQKAIKALGSGNWLIEVHDVLDNKFWVNDYICAPSKASKALFNPISGHQFKFTDDFNTNWQLVFKARSKQAMKQNNEINRISNPQIKDGALYFDAQLNNDYITPTIVFDAYHRLSGQVINDNDQVYIKFDLSKWPLKYAQKRYQLLLIHNKTNKEVPYLFNTDHNFDLKSVNDQKEVLVSYLDRNAINVAYRFAQFKVNKYSLVNGRNLRVISTLGMPYHEHEYQYNHAKIVLVNKSLKNRYVLTIKRHQVKFNGRQMIFTIPLLTRNLKQLRVLQGKYHFMVYLPADRNHVVKTGLTLAPSLNMDTPKTLSMNTRDQVTYQVIRSDNGSFRIKIKQPWVGLDSSRSYRALAYTLIYPLMRMLPIKRNTIVFDSYWASQFSSNERSMYEYIRKHFPKMNTVWFFKNRLTPIDGNAKRVRVFSLKYWYYLATAKYLVQNANFPDQYFKRAGQIEVETLHGTFLKHMGFDEPHFKNATRKIQDNFARRNRRWDYMVVPSNYMKRTASQAFDYHQKVIESGFPRNDTLITHDNKTYINAIKKRLNIPLDKKVILYAPTYRKNMAFNFTLDLDRLQRELGDKYVFLVRLHYFVAHSDSFFDNPGFVYDVSDYPDINDLYLISDVMITDYSSVMFDYAYLKRPMIFYPYDKKMYLDDRNRGTYLNYDESMPGPIVMNENSLIHAIKNLDQVKDQYHDKLIHFYDRFAQFGRKGNATQQVVNTVLNTKDSQLDQAPDRHVIFNKFWHWFQIEDFQSFLLNYLGQVLPKRNIIMFESFFGTKYSDNPKAIYLYIKKHYPKYKLYWNVNPEDVPFFKKHHIPYVVRFSYRGMFKQAQAKYWITNARRPFRWIVPRNTIVLQTWHGTPLKTIGSDVNLVTMPGNNVAKYHQQVYQDNIRWNYLLIPNMYSEKIMPRAFREDTSQLMLTGYPRNDILVNASPDYVKKIKKRLGINPHKKVILYAPTWRDDEFVKSDEFVAHLHLDLSKFKKHYGNKVVVLVRTHYMISNHLDLSKYKDIAINVSDYQDIADLYLISDVLITDYSSVMFDYAILKRPIIFFDYDFDNYAKSTRGFYFDFRKIAPGPIVTTTDQVIQKLDPILEGHWHMSDKYRQFSAKFNKWMDGKATARVVHQLFTGDNVHQHYFTKKPFGLPSQVKVKDGAAMWLPDKDFRKRFEVNFYKNYDNDDHTFKVIKGMQLQSASFNELIGMKFVLIEDPDQSYQVWVNLDDLKPVNK; from the coding sequence ATGAAGAAACAAATTGATTTAAGTGTTATTGTTACTTGCTATAATATCGAACACTATTTAAAAGATTGTTTAGATTCATTAAATAAAACGATTTTCCCAAAAGAAAATTTAGAAATCCTGTTAGTTGATGATGGATCAACCGATGGGACACCTAAAATTGTTGATGAATATTCTAATAAATATCCATATATTAAGGCCTTACATAAAACCAATGGTGGTGTGAGTTTAGCCCGAAACTATGGGATGGACCATGCATCCGGTAAGTACATTGCGTTTGTTGATGGTGATGATATCGTTCCACCAAATGCATATACAGACTTAATGTATACTGCTGAAGTCCATGATTCTCAAGTTGTCGTTGGCTTCGTTAAACGTTTTGATAATTTACGTTGCCACGGTTCCTATCTACATAAATTTGCTGTTAAAGACACTAAAATTAACACTACGTTAGACAAGACCCACAGTCTTTTATATGACACCACGACCTGGAACAAGGTCTATTTACGAAGCTTTTTAGTTAAAAATAACATTCGTTTTATTCCTCATATCTTATATGAAGATTTGCCGTTTACCTTAGATGTCCATCTGCATTCCAAGCGAACGTCATTAATTAAAGATGTTGTTTACTATTGGCGTTGGCGTCCGCAGTCAATCACGCAGAGTCGCAGCGCATTATCTAACTTTAAGAGCCGAATCAATTCATTGAAGATTTGCCGACAGATGTTGGTCAAAGCTGGCTATAAAGATTCTGATAGCTTAATGGTGGATTTTCGTAAGAAGGTCATGGGCTTAGATATCCATATCTTTCTAGAAAACATTGGTGATTCTCAGGAAGATTATATCTATAAAGCTCAGGAAATGATCTATAAATTTATGCGAGATTGGCATTTATGGACATCACCTTACATGAAGAAATTACCAATCAAAGATCAAATCATGTATTACGCAGTTAAAACCGCTAACTTTGAACTTCTTAAGAAGTTTACATACGTAAAGAATAAGGATATTGGTTACTTAAAGCCAACCAAGTTTTCACACCATTATAAATTTGAAATTTCTGAAGACGATTCATCGGTTAACTCCCACATTAATTACAGTGCCGGGACGTTACCAACTACCCAGCGTTTTACCGGATTGACGGTGGATGAAGATAAGCACACCATCTCTGGTAAAGGGATGTTCCGAATCAGGAACGTTCGGTTGTTTAAGAAACCGTTCAGCGATCAAAATCGGAATGAAGATATTTCGGCTAAGTTAGTCAACGTTGATAACCATAAGGTTTACCCAATTCACTTCTTACGTAAGCGAACCGCATCCTATAAACGAGTTCTTCATCCAGCTACGATGTGGACTAATTCACGATACAAGTTTAAATTTAACTATCAGAAAGCGATTAAGGCCTTGGGCTCTGGGAATTGGTTAATTGAAGTCCATGACGTTCTTGATAATAAGTTCTGGGTCAACGACTATATCTGTGCACCAAGTAAAGCTTCAAAAGCATTATTTAACCCAATTTCAGGTCATCAGTTTAAGTTTACCGATGACTTTAACACTAACTGGCAGTTAGTGTTTAAGGCTCGTTCAAAGCAAGCCATGAAACAGAATAACGAAATTAATCGAATTAGTAATCCTCAAATTAAAGACGGGGCATTATATTTTGATGCTCAATTGAACAATGATTATATTACGCCAACCATCGTTTTTGATGCTTACCACCGTCTTTCTGGCCAGGTAATTAACGATAATGACCAGGTTTACATTAAATTCGATTTGAGTAAATGGCCGTTAAAGTACGCTCAGAAGCGTTATCAATTATTATTAATTCATAATAAAACCAATAAAGAAGTTCCGTATTTATTTAATACGGATCATAATTTTGATCTGAAGTCAGTCAATGATCAAAAAGAAGTTCTAGTTTCATATCTTGACCGAAACGCGATTAACGTTGCTTATCGATTTGCTCAATTTAAGGTTAATAAGTATTCATTAGTGAATGGTCGTAATTTGCGGGTTATTAGTACGCTTGGGATGCCGTATCACGAACATGAATATCAATATAACCACGCTAAGATCGTGCTAGTCAATAAGTCATTAAAGAATCGTTATGTATTAACGATTAAGAGGCACCAGGTCAAATTTAACGGTCGTCAGATGATTTTCACGATCCCATTATTAACCCGTAATTTAAAGCAGCTCCGGGTTCTTCAAGGTAAATATCATTTTATGGTGTATCTACCAGCCGATCGTAACCACGTTGTGAAGACTGGCTTAACGTTAGCTCCATCCTTAAACATGGACACGCCAAAAACGTTATCCATGAATACCAGGGATCAGGTTACGTACCAGGTAATCCGGAGTGATAACGGTTCATTCCGAATTAAGATCAAGCAACCGTGGGTTGGCCTAGATAGTTCCAGAAGTTATCGAGCCCTTGCTTACACGTTGATTTATCCACTCATGAGAATGTTACCGATCAAACGGAACACCATCGTCTTTGATTCCTATTGGGCCAGTCAGTTCAGTAGTAATGAGCGGTCAATGTATGAGTATATTCGAAAACATTTCCCAAAGATGAATACCGTTTGGTTCTTTAAGAACCGCTTGACACCGATTGATGGAAACGCCAAGCGAGTTCGGGTCTTCTCGTTAAAGTATTGGTATTACTTAGCTACCGCCAAGTATTTAGTTCAGAACGCTAATTTCCCTGACCAGTACTTTAAACGAGCCGGCCAAATTGAGGTTGAAACTCTTCACGGAACGTTCTTAAAACACATGGGCTTTGATGAGCCTCATTTTAAGAACGCAACCCGAAAGATTCAGGACAATTTTGCCCGTCGAAACCGCCGCTGGGATTATATGGTGGTTCCTTCCAATTACATGAAACGAACCGCTTCCCAGGCTTTCGATTATCATCAGAAGGTAATTGAATCTGGTTTTCCAAGAAATGATACGTTAATAACTCATGATAACAAGACGTATATTAACGCCATTAAGAAACGGTTAAACATTCCGCTTGATAAAAAGGTTATTCTATACGCTCCAACGTACCGTAAGAACATGGCCTTTAACTTCACGTTGGATTTAGATCGTTTGCAGCGTGAATTAGGCGATAAATACGTTTTCTTGGTTCGTCTGCATTACTTTGTTGCTCATTCGGACAGCTTCTTTGATAATCCAGGCTTTGTTTATGACGTCAGTGATTATCCTGATATTAATGATCTGTATTTAATCAGTGATGTCATGATCACGGATTATTCGTCAGTAATGTTTGATTATGCCTACTTAAAGCGGCCGATGATCTTCTATCCTTATGATAAGAAGATGTACTTGGATGACCGGAACCGTGGAACTTATCTAAACTATGACGAAAGTATGCCCGGTCCAATCGTTATGAACGAAAATAGTTTGATTCATGCAATTAAGAATCTGGATCAAGTTAAAGATCAATATCATGATAAATTGATCCACTTCTATGATAGATTTGCTCAATTTGGTCGCAAGGGCAATGCTACCCAACAGGTAGTTAATACCGTTTTAAACACCAAGGATAGTCAATTAGATCAAGCACCGGATCGTCATGTGATCTTCAATAAGTTCTGGCATTGGTTCCAGATCGAAGATTTCCAGTCATTCTTACTGAATTATCTGGGTCAGGTTTTGCCAAAGCGTAACATCATTATGTTTGAAAGTTTCTTTGGTACTAAGTATTCAGATAATCCAAAGGCAATCTATCTATACATTAAGAAGCATTATCCGAAGTATAAATTATACTGGAACGTTAATCCTGAAGACGTACCGTTCTTTAAGAAGCATCACATTCCATATGTCGTCCGATTTAGTTATCGAGGAATGTTTAAACAGGCTCAGGCTAAATACTGGATTACTAATGCGCGTCGTCCATTCCGTTGGATCGTGCCGAGAAATACGATTGTCTTACAGACTTGGCACGGAACGCCGTTAAAGACGATCGGTAGTGATGTTAACCTGGTTACCATGCCTGGTAATAACGTTGCTAAGTATCATCAGCAGGTCTATCAGGATAATATCCGCTGGAATTACTTATTAATTCCTAATATGTATTCTGAAAAGATTATGCCACGAGCATTTAGAGAAGATACTTCTCAATTAATGCTAACGGGATACCCACGAAACGATATCTTAGTTAACGCTAGTCCAGACTACGTTAAGAAGATTAAGAAGCGTTTAGGTATCAATCCGCATAAAAAGGTTATTCTTTATGCACCAACCTGGCGTGATGATGAATTCGTAAAAAGTGATGAATTCGTTGCTCACTTACATTTAGATTTATCCAAATTTAAGAAGCATTATGGCAACAAAGTGGTTGTATTAGTTCGAACCCATTACATGATTTCGAATCACTTGGATTTATCCAAGTATAAGGACATTGCAATTAACGTTAGTGATTATCAGGATATCGCTGATTTATACTTGATCAGTGACGTTTTGATCACTGATTATTCATCCGTCATGTTCGACTATGCAATTCTGAAGCGACCGATCATCTTCTTTGATTATGATTTTGATAACTATGCTAAGAGCACCCGTGGTTTCTACTTTGACTTCCGTAAGATTGCTCCAGGTCCAATTGTTACGACGACTGATCAAGTAATTCAGAAATTGGACCCAATTTTAGAAGGTCACTGGCACATGAGCGATAAATACCGTCAATTCTCTGCTAAGTTCAATAAGTGGATGGACGGTAAAGCCACGGCCAGAGTTGTCCATCAGTTATTTACGGGGGACAATGTTCACCAACATTACTTCACCAAGAAGCCGTTTGGCTTACCTAGTCAAGTCAAGGTTAAAGATGGTGCCGCAATGTGGTTGCCTGATAAAGATTTTCGAAAGCGGTTCGAAGTTAACTTCTACAAGAATTACGACAATGATGACCATACCTTTAAAGTTATTAAGGGCATGCAGTTACAGTCAGCATCCTTTAATGAATTGATTGGAATGAAATTTGTTCTGATCGAAGATCCAGACCAGTCGTATCAAGTATGGGTTAACCTTGATGATTTAAAGCCGGTTAATAAGTAA
- a CDS encoding fructosamine kinase family protein yields the protein MTVNSEWITHLPIKGIKSVSPVSGGDINESYCVKTSQKKYFMKVQPNRGKGFFAHEVEGLKLLSQAALTPKVITYGQVGKDGYLILNWIDFGTGSQYQLGQTVAKVHQIHNKKFGLDHDFKLGKIPKNNHWQNSWTKFYINQRLDPLVNLAKKNHVWNSFRERHYQNLRTTFIKYYSNPKHKVVPSLLHGDLWFGNVGFTADGKPMLIDPDAFFGDREMDLAMTTVFGGFNDQFYKGYNSIYPIKPGFQQRLPWYQFNYLMAHLNLFGETYGSSVDSILSQY from the coding sequence ATGACCGTTAATTCTGAATGGATTACTCATTTACCAATCAAAGGCATCAAATCCGTCTCCCCCGTTTCAGGCGGAGATATAAATGAATCCTATTGTGTTAAGACCAGCCAAAAGAAGTACTTTATGAAGGTTCAACCTAATCGTGGCAAGGGCTTCTTTGCTCACGAAGTTGAAGGCTTAAAGCTATTGAGTCAAGCCGCACTTACACCAAAAGTCATCACCTATGGTCAAGTCGGTAAAGATGGTTACCTAATCCTTAACTGGATCGATTTTGGAACCGGAAGTCAATATCAACTTGGCCAAACCGTAGCAAAGGTTCACCAGATCCATAATAAAAAATTTGGTTTGGACCACGACTTTAAATTAGGTAAGATCCCTAAAAACAATCACTGGCAAAACAGCTGGACAAAATTCTACATTAACCAGCGACTTGATCCACTGGTTAACTTAGCCAAAAAGAACCACGTTTGGAACTCGTTCCGTGAAAGGCATTACCAGAACCTAAGAACTACTTTCATTAAGTATTATTCCAATCCAAAACACAAAGTGGTCCCGAGTTTATTACATGGTGATCTGTGGTTTGGTAACGTTGGGTTTACCGCTGATGGCAAGCCAATGTTAATCGATCCAGACGCCTTCTTCGGTGACCGTGAAATGGATCTAGCCATGACGACGGTTTTCGGTGGCTTTAACGATCAGTTCTATAAAGGTTACAACAGTATTTACCCAATTAAGCCTGGTTTTCAGCAACGATTACCGTGGTATCAGTTCAACTACTTAATGGCCCACCTTAATTTATTTGGTGAAACCTACGGAAGCAGCGTTGATAGTATCCTTAGTCAATACTGA
- the hisS gene encoding histidine--tRNA ligase — protein sequence MVKYQRPRGTKDILPGETEKWQYIEDTARMLFQDYRYREIRTPMIENYHVFSRSSGDTSDIVSKEMYDFHDKGGRHIALRPEGTAGVVRAFIQNKLYGPDTPKPYKVYYMGPMFRYEHPQSGREREFHQIGVESFGSKSAEMDVEVIAMAMDLLHQYGLKHLHLALNTLGDRKTKDTYCKALIKYLEPHFNELSEDSQKRMHKNPLRVLDSKDPRDKKFVAGAPSILDYLTPEAKAHFDRVKQLLDALGIKYYVSPDVVRGLDYYNHTIFEIMVKSSAFGNGFTTVCAGGRYNKLVHQLGGPEVPGIGFGLGVERLILVMKSKHLPFPKANPLDAFVVNIGDKADIASLKLVQDLRNQGISTDRDYTGRKPGSQFKMANKLDAHYTLTIGDKELKNNSVSIKSMDSGKQVTVPLDKVAKHFSDVVNKDFDE from the coding sequence ATGGTAAAGTATCAACGCCCACGTGGCACAAAAGATATATTACCTGGTGAAACTGAAAAGTGGCAGTACATTGAAGATACTGCACGAATGCTTTTTCAAGATTATCGTTATCGTGAAATCAGAACGCCAATGATCGAAAACTATCATGTTTTCTCTCGATCATCTGGTGATACCTCTGATATTGTTTCAAAAGAAATGTATGACTTTCATGATAAGGGCGGTCGACATATCGCATTACGTCCAGAAGGGACTGCCGGTGTCGTTCGTGCCTTTATTCAGAATAAACTTTACGGACCAGATACACCAAAACCATACAAAGTTTATTACATGGGCCCAATGTTTAGATATGAACATCCACAGTCCGGCCGTGAACGTGAATTCCATCAGATCGGTGTAGAATCTTTTGGTTCCAAGAGTGCCGAAATGGATGTTGAAGTCATTGCAATGGCAATGGACTTACTTCACCAATACGGTTTAAAGCACTTACACTTAGCTTTAAACACCTTAGGTGACCGGAAGACTAAAGATACCTATTGCAAAGCTTTGATTAAGTACTTAGAACCGCACTTTAACGAATTAAGTGAAGATTCACAGAAGCGGATGCACAAGAATCCTTTACGTGTATTAGACAGTAAAGATCCTCGCGATAAGAAATTCGTTGCTGGTGCGCCATCGATCCTGGATTACTTAACTCCGGAAGCTAAGGCTCATTTTGATCGGGTTAAGCAGTTATTAGATGCCTTGGGCATTAAGTACTACGTCAGTCCAGATGTTGTTCGTGGCTTAGATTACTATAACCACACGATTTTTGAGATTATGGTTAAATCCAGCGCCTTTGGTAACGGCTTCACCACCGTATGCGCCGGTGGTCGTTACAACAAGTTAGTTCATCAGTTAGGTGGGCCTGAAGTCCCTGGAATTGGCTTTGGTTTAGGTGTTGAACGTTTAATCTTAGTTATGAAGTCTAAGCACCTACCATTCCCAAAGGCTAATCCATTAGACGCCTTTGTTGTTAATATTGGTGATAAGGCTGATATTGCTAGTTTAAAGCTGGTTCAAGACTTACGTAATCAGGGGATTTCAACTGATCGTGATTACACCGGTCGTAAACCAGGCTCTCAATTCAAGATGGCTAACAAGTTAGATGCTCATTACACGTTAACAATTGGTGATAAGGAACTTAAGAATAACTCCGTCAGCATTAAATCGATGGATAGCGGTAAACAGGTTACCGTGCCACTCGATAAAGTTGCTAAACACTTTAGTGACGTCGTTAACAAGGATTTTGATGAATAA
- the aspS gene encoding aspartate--tRNA ligase gives MKRTTYAGLVTEKYLGHEVTITGWVQYQRSLGKLVFVDLRDREGVVQLVFSKQIDEDALKIAQDLRSEYVIGVTGKVVARKPKEVNPDMKTGKVEVHVTKIVVFNKADTTPFEIKDHINASMELRLKYRYLDLRRRPVLRGMLIRNQIAKSVRSFFNDHGFIDVETPDLTISSPEGARDYLVPSRVHPGSFYALPQSPQQFKQMLMGAGFDRVYQLARCFRDEDLRGDRQPEFTQIDMETSFLNRFQIQSLTEQMIARVMKETLGINIKTPFPRLTWQESMDRFGTDQPDTRYKMELKDVSDIMKGTSFKIFANVLNSDNGQVKGIAVPNGAKHYSRKDVDRFASYIKRFGAKGLAWMKVTDGSFRGPIAKFFKQDYDAITKRMGANPGDLLLFVADTPKVVAGSLGAVREKIAAELGMVPKNVFNYLWITDWPLFEYDDGIKRWVPAHHPFTMPNYEDAHYLNKGEDPYKAHAQSYDIILNGLELGGGSIRIHTPGLQMKMFHALGFTTERAKKRFGYFLRALHYGFPPHGGLAIGLDRFARLLAQAPNIRNVIAFPKNSKASEPLTGAPRPVTKGQLEDAHIKVDLAKHGIHFDK, from the coding sequence ATGAAACGTACCACATATGCAGGCTTAGTTACTGAAAAGTATCTAGGTCATGAAGTTACTATTACTGGATGGGTCCAGTATCAGCGAAGCTTAGGTAAGTTAGTCTTCGTTGACTTACGTGACCGTGAAGGTGTTGTTCAATTAGTATTTAGTAAGCAGATCGACGAAGACGCCTTAAAGATTGCTCAAGATCTACGTAGCGAATACGTTATTGGTGTTACTGGTAAAGTTGTTGCCCGTAAGCCAAAAGAAGTTAATCCTGATATGAAGACGGGTAAGGTTGAAGTTCACGTTACCAAGATCGTGGTCTTCAACAAGGCTGATACTACACCGTTCGAAATCAAGGATCACATCAATGCTTCTATGGAATTACGTCTAAAGTACCGTTACTTAGATTTACGTCGTCGTCCTGTATTACGTGGGATGTTAATCCGTAACCAGATTGCTAAATCCGTCCGTAGTTTCTTTAATGATCATGGCTTTATTGATGTTGAAACACCTGATTTAACGATCTCTAGTCCAGAAGGTGCTCGTGATTACTTGGTACCAAGCCGTGTTCACCCAGGTTCCTTCTACGCATTACCACAATCACCACAGCAGTTTAAGCAAATGTTAATGGGTGCCGGCTTTGACCGTGTTTACCAGTTGGCCCGTTGCTTCCGTGATGAAGATTTACGTGGTGACCGTCAGCCTGAATTTACCCAGATCGATATGGAAACTTCATTCTTGAACCGTTTCCAGATTCAGTCCTTAACTGAACAGATGATCGCTCGAGTAATGAAAGAAACCTTGGGCATCAACATTAAGACTCCGTTCCCACGTTTAACCTGGCAGGAATCCATGGATCGTTTTGGTACTGACCAACCTGATACCCGTTACAAGATGGAATTAAAGGATGTCTCTGACATCATGAAGGGTACCAGCTTCAAGATCTTTGCTAACGTCTTAAACAGTGACAACGGTCAAGTTAAAGGAATTGCGGTTCCAAACGGTGCTAAGCATTATTCCCGTAAAGATGTTGACCGCTTCGCTAGTTATATTAAACGTTTTGGTGCTAAAGGCTTAGCATGGATGAAAGTTACTGATGGTAGCTTCAGAGGTCCAATCGCTAAGTTCTTCAAGCAGGACTACGATGCCATTACTAAGCGGATGGGTGCTAACCCTGGTGACTTATTACTATTTGTTGCTGATACGCCAAAGGTAGTTGCTGGTTCATTAGGTGCCGTTCGTGAAAAGATCGCCGCTGAATTAGGCATGGTACCAAAGAACGTCTTTAACTACTTATGGATCACTGACTGGCCATTATTTGAATACGATGATGGTATTAAACGCTGGGTTCCAGCCCATCATCCATTCACGATGCCTAACTACGAAGATGCTCATTACTTAAACAAGGGCGAAGATCCGTATAAGGCTCATGCCCAAAGTTATGACATTATCTTGAACGGTTTAGAATTAGGTGGTGGATCCATCCGTATCCATACACCAGGATTACAGATGAAGATGTTCCATGCCTTAGGTTTTACGACTGAACGTGCTAAGAAGCGTTTTGGTTACTTCTTACGTGCATTACACTATGGCTTCCCGCCGCATGGTGGTTTAGCAATCGGCTTAGATCGTTTTGCTAGATTATTGGCACAGGCACCTAACATTCGAAACGTCATTGCATTCCCTAAGAATTCAAAGGCTTCCGAACCGTTAACCGGTGCTCCGCGTCCAGTAACTAAGGGTCAATTAGAAGATGCCCACATCAAGGTTGATCTTGCTAAACACGGAATTCATTTCGATAAGTAA